The nucleotide sequence GCATGCAAAAAAAGTTGCATCATATGCTGATGGAGTGATTATAGGAAGCGCAATAGTTAAGTTAATTGAACAAAACCTCAATAAGCCAGACCTCCTTAGTAAAGTTACCTCTTATGTCAAACAAATGGTAGCTGCAACAAAAGGAGCAAGGTAAAGATTACAGGTTGAAATGTCTGCGGAAATTATTACTGTTGGAACAGAGCTGCTCACAGGCAGCACTATCAACACAAATGCATCATATCTTGCAGAAAAACTTACCTCCCTGGGTATAGAAACTTGTTTCCAGACATCTGTTGGAGATAACTATCCTCATCTGGAATCAGTGCTTTCTGAAGCAATTAAACGCTCAGAAGTAATTATTGTTACCGGAGGGTTGGGCCCAACTGTAGATGACATAACTAAACAAGCTGTCTCTAGTGTTCTAAAAACTCGTTTGGTATTGGAACCCAGCATCCTCTCAAAGATAGAACGGTTCTTCAAGGATAGAAAAAAGGAAATACCCTCTAACAATTATAATCAAGCTCTTATTATCAGAGGATCTATGATTATTAATAATGAAACAGGAACAGCTCCCGGCTTAATTATTGAAAGAGACAAAAGCACCATCATTCTGCTTCCTGGTGTTCCAAGAGAATTAAAACAAATGTTTGAACATACTGTTTCTAAATATCTCGAAAAAAAATACAGTAAAAATCTTGTCATTAAATCTCAGACATTAAGAACCTTTGGTCCTGGAGAATCAGATCTTGACGAAAAAATTACACATATTACAGAAAAATATTCAAATCCATGTATTGCATTTTTGGCCCATACTACAGAGGTGGATATAAAAATAACTGCAAAGGCTGGCAATCAGGGCATTGCTGATTCCTTGATAGCAGATGTGGAAACTCAGATAAGAGATTGCCTTGGAGACTGTGTGTTTGGCGCAGAGGATGAAACAATGGAGAAAATTGTTGGAGCTATTTTAACACTGCGAAATAAAACAATTGCTGTTGCTGAATCATGCACTGGAGGGTTGATCTCTAATCTCCTAACAAATGTCTCTGGAAGTTCAGCATATTTCATTGAATCTATTATTGCTTATAGTAATGAAGCAAAAATCAGATTGCTACATGTTTCTTTACACACAATTGAAGAATTCGGAGCAGTAAGCTCCCAGACAGCAAGCGCTATGGCAAAAGGGATAAAAGAACTTGCAGGTACTGATTACGGTCTTTCAGTAACAGGAATAGCAGGACCAACAGGCGGAACTTCAGAGAAACCAGTAGGCTTGGTTTATATCGGACTTGCGCATCAGAATGGAGTAGATACCTCAGAACACAAGTTTTTTGGAACCAGAGACATTATTAAACAAAAAGCTGCACAGACTGCATTGGACATACTAAGAAGACATCTTATAAATCAAACATAAAATAGGATAAATATCATCCGAAGCTTTATTTCTATTAACATTCCGGCTAAAATTAGGAACAGACTAGGAGAGATTCAGGATTACTTAAAAAAAGCTA is from bacterium and encodes:
- a CDS encoding competence/damage-inducible protein A, giving the protein MSAEIITVGTELLTGSTINTNASYLAEKLTSLGIETCFQTSVGDNYPHLESVLSEAIKRSEVIIVTGGLGPTVDDITKQAVSSVLKTRLVLEPSILSKIERFFKDRKKEIPSNNYNQALIIRGSMIINNETGTAPGLIIERDKSTIILLPGVPRELKQMFEHTVSKYLEKKYSKNLVIKSQTLRTFGPGESDLDEKITHITEKYSNPCIAFLAHTTEVDIKITAKAGNQGIADSLIADVETQIRDCLGDCVFGAEDETMEKIVGAILTLRNKTIAVAESCTGGLISNLLTNVSGSSAYFIESIIAYSNEAKIRLLHVSLHTIEEFGAVSSQTASAMAKGIKELAGTDYGLSVTGIAGPTGGTSEKPVGLVYIGLAHQNGVDTSEHKFFGTRDIIKQKAAQTALDILRRHLINQT